The Anaeromyxobacter sp. sequence CGAGAACCTGGTGACCCGCACCGGGCACTCGGCCGACACCTTCGACCTGCAGCCGGCGCTGGACACGTTGCTGGAGAAGGGCAAGGTGGTCTTCCGCCGCGCCTACGCCGACTGGACCCGCTTCGCCGCGGCCACCCAGCGGCTGCACGACAAGGGCGTCGAGCTGATCGACGTGCCGCCCTCCACCCGGGCCGGCAAGAACGGCGCCGACGTCCGCCTGGTCATCGACGCGCTGGAGCTCTGCTACCTGCGCGAGCACATCGACACCTTCGTGCTGGCCTCGGGCGACTCCGACTTCTGCCCGCTGGCCTACAAGCTGCGCGAGAACGACCGCACCGTCATCGGCATGGCCGTCAAGGAGGCCACCAGCCCCCTCTTCGTGAAGGCCTGCGACGAGTTCATCTACCTGCGGGCCCCCGGCCAGAAGCGGCGCGACGCCGCCCCGGCCGCCAAGGACAAGCACGAGCCGGTGAAGGCCAAGGTCATCCCGGAGATCGCCCGCGAGTCGGCCGCCGCCATCCTCGGCAAGGCCGCCGGGCCGGTGAACCCCTCGGCCATCAAGGCCGCCATCGTGCGGCGCGAGCCGGACTTCGACGAGCGCGACCACGGCTTCTCCTCCTTCTCCCGGCTGCTCGAGGCCATGGAGACCGAGGGGCTCCTGCGGCGCGAGCAGGGCGCCAAGGGGCAGTGGTACGTGCTGCCCCCCGCCGAGCAGGCCTGAGGGTCCCCGGGTCGCGGATGGGTGGCGCGCCGCGCACCCACGCCGTCGGGGACCGACACCACTGGTGAAGGCGGCCGCCCGCCGTGACACGCCGGTGACGGGCGGGGCCGACACTCGGACGCGGAGCGCACCCCCGACATGATCCCTCGTCTCCCCGTCTTCCGGTTCCCGGACCGCACCCTCCCCGCCCAGCTCTGCCGCACCGCCGCGCGGGTGCCAGAGCGCCGCTTCCTGGCGTTCTTCGACCCCGCCGCGCCGGCCGACGCGCCCCCGCGCGAGGTGAGCTACGGCGCCTTCCTCACCCTGGTGCGCCGCGCCGCCGCCTTCCTGCGCGCCGCCGAGGTGGGCCCGGGCGACCGGGTGCTGCTGCTGGCCGAGAACTCGCCGGAGTGGCCGGCCTTCGCCCTGGCGGCCATGGCGCTGCGCGCCGAGCCGGCCGCCCTCTTCTCCAGCCTGGCGGCCGGTCCCGCCGAGGAGATCGCCCGGCGGGTGCGCCCCAAGGCCATCTTCGTCTCCGGCCTGGCGCAGTGGCGCAAGCTGGCGCCGGCCACCGCCGAGCTCACCGAGGCCGGCCTGCGCGCCGTGCTCTCGCTGGAGCCGCTGGCCCCGGACGAGGTGCCGCCCGGCCTGCTGCTGGCCTTCGGCGATCGCGCCCTCGGCGCGGCGGCCGAGGCGCTGCCGGTCGAGGAGCTGACGCGCCTGGCCGCCGCGGTGGGCCAGGAGGACCCCTTCCTGCTGCTCTTCACCAGCGGCACCACCGGGCGCCAGAAGGGGGTGCGGCTCTGCCAGCGCTCCATCGTGCACGCGGTGGACTGCGGCGCCGCCGGGGTGAAGACCACCGAGAACGACCTCGGCCTGGCGCTGCTCCCCTTCGGCCACGTGGCCGGCCACGACCAGTTCTTCCTGGCCATGGCCCAGGGCCACGGGCTGGCCGCGATCGCCCGCAAGGAGGACGTGCCGCGGGCCCTGGCGCTGGGCTGCACCTACGTCTTCTCGGTGCCCCTGGTCTACGAGCGGATGCGCGCCCAGGCCCTGGCCAAGGTGGCGGCGCTGCCCGGCCCGGTGCGCTCGCTGGTGGAGGCCTCGCTGCGGGCGGCGGCGCGGGTGCGGGTGGACGGCGGGGGCGGCGCCCTCGATCGGCTGCTGACCGGGGTGGCCGACGCCACCGTGGGCAAGAAGCTGCGCGCCGCCCTGGGCGGCCGGGTGCGCGGGGTCTTCTCCGGCGGCGCCCCCGCCTCCGGCGCGCTCTTCCGCTTCTTCGAGGGGCTGGGGCTGCCCTTCGTGGAGCTGTACGGCATGACCGAGACGGCCGGGCTGGTCTCCATGAACCCGTTCGACGGCCCGCGCCGCGCCGGATCGGTGGGGCTGACCACCCCGGACCACGAGGTGCGGGTCTCCGACGAGGGCGAGCTGCAGGTGCGCGGCCCGCTGCTCCTGACCGGCTACCTCGAGCCGTCCGACGGCGAGGGCGCCTTCACCCCCGACGGCTACTACCGGACCGGCGACCTGGCCCGCCTCGACCCGGACGGCGCGCTCTGGATCACCGGCCGCAAGAAGAACCTGATGGTGCTCTCCACCGGCAAGAAGATCGCGCCGGAGCCCATCGAGACGGCGGTGGCGTCGACCGCGCCCTTCGAGGGGGCGGTGCTGCTCGGCGAGGGGCGCCCCTTCGTGGCGCTGGCGGTCTTCGTGGCCCAGCCCGAGCTCGACCGCCTGGCCGCCGCCGGCCTGGAGCCGGCCGAGGCGCTGCTGCCGCAGGCCCGCGCCGCCCTGGGCGCCTTCTCCGACCACGAGCTGCCCAAGAAGTTGCTGGTCATCCCGGGCACGCCGCAGGACCACCCCACCCTCATCACCCCCACGCTGAAGCTGAAGCGCGACGCGGTGGCGGCCTACCTGGGCGCGCGGGTGGCGGCGCTCTTCACCCGCTGAGCGCGCGGGGTGCCGGGGCGGTGGCGCGGGGTGCGCCGCTGGTCCTGCGAGCAGGCGATCTGCCGCTCCACCGCCAGCCGGAAGGCGGCGCGCATGGGGGCGAAGCGGGCCGGGTCCGACTCCAGCGCCCCCAGCGCCTCGGCCACCGCGTCGATGGTGGCCAGATGCCCCTCGGCCGGCTCCTCGCGCAGCCCCTGGTAGCCGCTGGGCGCCACCGTGCCCGGCGCCAGCGCCAGCCTCGGCAGCGCCGCCACCCGCGGGTTCTTCCGCAGGAGCTTGACCGCCTGCGGCCAGGTGGCGTCGATGACGATCAGCGCGGCCGGCGGCGCACCAGCCAGCGAGGCCGCCGGCACCGCGCCCTCCCCCGGGAAGAGGAGCCAGGTGCCGGGCGCCTGGCAGAGCGCCCGCACCCGGGGGTGCTCGTCGAGCTTGACCGTGGCGTACAGCTCCGAGCCGGCCAGGGCGGCGTGGCAGAGCCAGGCCGAGCAGATGGCCAGGCGGGCCTCCCGCGGGTGCTGCAGGATGACCACCTGGGTGCGCGCCTCGAGGAGGGGCAGGTGCTCGCAGACGCAGAACGCGGTGGGGCGCAGGCAGCGCCGGCAGGTCTCCCTCACCGGCTCACCCTCGCCCGGCCGGGGCAGACCCAACAGGGTACACGGTCGGCTGGTCCGCCCTCCGCGCCGCCGCCCCGCTGCGTGGGGCGCGGGCAGCGCCGAGCCCGCGGCGCGGTCAGCGGACCCACGGGCGACCCCCTCCTGAGCCCAGAGTCGCAGGCGCGAGGCGGGGATGACGCAGGCCGGCGAGCACGCGGGGCGCCCGACCGAAGCTGCCCGCTGCGCGTGCACGAGGACTCACGCCGCGAGGTTTACCCCACATCGCCCCACCTGCCCATCCGGCGCCTGTGCCGAGGTCATGGCGGGGCCGCGAAAGTCCCGTGACAGCGTCGGACCCGTTGGGTAGGTTGCGCCGCCGCTCCACACCAACCGAGGGGTTCCATGACCAAGCGTCTCGCTCATCTCTTCGCCGCCCTGTCGCTCGCCGCCCTGCTCGCGCCCGCCGCCGCCCAGGCCGAGTTCGGCACCACGAACTTCCAGCTCCTCCAGGGCTACGGCTTCACGTCCGACTCCAACGACCCGAACGCCACCTCGGACGACAAGCTGACGGTGGTCACGGTCAACCACTACAGCACCTTCGCCTACGGCGATAACTTCCTGTTCGTCGACTTCGGGCGCGGCAAGTACGGCGGCGCCACCGAGGTCGAGTCGAACGCCTACGGCGAGTGGCACCCCCGCCTGTTCCTGAACAAGGTGCTCGGCATGGAGTCCGGCGGCTTCATCAAGAACTGGGGCCTGGCCGGCGAGATCAACCAGGGCGGCGGGTTCTACGCCTACCTGGCCGGCGGCACCGTGGACATGGCCATCCCGGGCTTCCAGGTGGCCGGCCTGTCGGTCTTCTACCGCTACGACCAGTTCGCCGAGGCCACCTACCAGATCTCCCCCTGGTGGAACGTGCCGTTCTCCCTCGGGCCGACCAAGTGGGTCTTCACCGGCTTCCTCGACCTGACCACCAACAAGGACGGGGACATGGACCTGATGACGCAGCCCGAGCTGCTGCTCGACGTCGGCGCCTTCGCCGGCAACCCGGGCAAGTTCCACGTGGGCTGCGAGTGGTACCTGCACTCCTTCACGGACTTCACGGGCAAGAGCCAGACCGTCTCCGCCCCGCAGATCATGGTCCAGTGGACGCCGTTCACGCAGTTCGTGCCGTAGGGCCGACCTGCTGAGCGACCTCGGGCGGCCATCGGTGAGAACCGGTGGCCGCCTTCTCGCGTCGGCACCCCACCTCTCCCCGGAGCCTCCCTCCATGTCCACGCCGCGCACCATCCAGATCGAGGAGCGGGTCCCCCTGCTCCAGTCCATCCCGCTCTCGCTGCAGCACCTCTTCGCCATGTTCGGCGCCACCGTGCTGGTGCCCCTGCTGGTGGGCCTGCACCCCTCGGTGACCCTCTTCACCAGCGGCGTCGGCACGCTGCTCTACATCCTCATCACCAAGGGCAAGATCCCGGCCTACCTGGGCTCCTCCTTCGCCTTCATCGCGGCCATCCTTTCCATCACCCACGCCTCCTTCGGCACGCCGGCCAGCGACGAGCTGATCGCCACCGTCATGGGCGGCTGCATCGCGGTGGGCCTGATCTACCTGGTGGTGGCCGCCGCGGTGGCCAAGTTCGGCACCGCCTGGATCAACAAGCTGCTGCCGCCGGTGGTCATCGGCCCGGTGGTCATGGTGATCGGCCTGGGCCTGGCGCAGGTGGCGGTGGCCATGGCCACCACCGGCAGCGGCGTGGCCTCCAACGTCTTCGACCCCAAGCTCTTCCGCGGGGACTTCTTCGCGGTGGCCATGGTGGCCCTGGTGATCGCCATCCTGGCGGCCCAGTACCTGACCGGCTTCCTGGGCGTCATCCCCATCCTGATCGGCGTGATCGGCGGCTACGTGGTGGCGCTGCTGGCCGGCCAGGTGAACCTGGGCGGCGTGGCCTCGGCGGGCCTCTTCGCCGTGCCGCACTTCGTCCTGCCCCGCTTCGACCTGGGCGCCGTGATCCTCATGGCCCCCATCTCGCTGGTGGTCATCACCGAGCACATCGGCCACCTGATCGTCACCAACAACGTGGTCGGGCGCGACCTGGTGAAGGACCCGGGCCTGCACCGCTCGCTGGCCGGCGACGGGGCCGCGGTGGTCTTCTCCGGCCTGCTGGGCGGCCCGCCCAACACCACCTACGGCGAGAACATCGGCGTGATGGCGGTGACCCGGGTCTTCTCGGTGTGGGTCATCGGCGGCGCGGCCGTCATGGCCATCGCCATGTCCTTCCTGCCGAAGGTGGGCGCCCTCATCGGCTCCATCCCGGTGCACGTCATGGGCGGCATCTGCATCCTGCTCTTCGGCATCATCGCCTCGGCCGGCGTGCGCATGATGGTGGAGGACAAGACCGACTTCTCGCAGAAGCGGAACCTGATCATCGTCTCGGTGATCCTGGTGATCGGCATCGGCGGCGCCAAGCTCCACTTCGGCGCGACGGAGATCGGCGAGATGTCGCTGGCGACCTACGTGGGCGTGCTGCTGAACCTGATCCTGCCGAAGGCGAAGGCCTAACCCGAGCCGCGCTGGCGCGGCGAGCTATCCCGAGCCGCGCTGGCGCGGCGAGCTATCCCGAGCCGCGCTGGCGCGGCGAGCTATCCCGAGCCGCGCTTGCGCGGCGAGAGAAGTCCACGCGGCCCGCTTGATCCCACGGATCAGGCGGGCCGTCGTCCTTCTGGAGGAGCTCGCTCCACCCCTCTCCCCTCCGGGGAGAGGGCACGCAGGTGCCCCCTCACCCCGGCCCTCTCCCCCAGCAAG is a genomic window containing:
- a CDS encoding NYN domain-containing protein, which translates into the protein MKRDQNDQRIALFIDFENLVTRTGHSADTFDLQPALDTLLEKGKVVFRRAYADWTRFAAATQRLHDKGVELIDVPPSTRAGKNGADVRLVIDALELCYLREHIDTFVLASGDSDFCPLAYKLRENDRTVIGMAVKEATSPLFVKACDEFIYLRAPGQKRRDAAPAAKDKHEPVKAKVIPEIARESAAAILGKAAGPVNPSAIKAAIVRREPDFDERDHGFSSFSRLLEAMETEGLLRREQGAKGQWYVLPPAEQA
- a CDS encoding AMP-binding protein, whose product is MIPRLPVFRFPDRTLPAQLCRTAARVPERRFLAFFDPAAPADAPPREVSYGAFLTLVRRAAAFLRAAEVGPGDRVLLLAENSPEWPAFALAAMALRAEPAALFSSLAAGPAEEIARRVRPKAIFVSGLAQWRKLAPATAELTEAGLRAVLSLEPLAPDEVPPGLLLAFGDRALGAAAEALPVEELTRLAAAVGQEDPFLLLFTSGTTGRQKGVRLCQRSIVHAVDCGAAGVKTTENDLGLALLPFGHVAGHDQFFLAMAQGHGLAAIARKEDVPRALALGCTYVFSVPLVYERMRAQALAKVAALPGPVRSLVEASLRAAARVRVDGGGGALDRLLTGVADATVGKKLRAALGGRVRGVFSGGAPASGALFRFFEGLGLPFVELYGMTETAGLVSMNPFDGPRRAGSVGLTTPDHEVRVSDEGELQVRGPLLLTGYLEPSDGEGAFTPDGYYRTGDLARLDPDGALWITGRKKNLMVLSTGKKIAPEPIETAVASTAPFEGAVLLGEGRPFVALAVFVAQPELDRLAAAGLEPAEALLPQARAALGAFSDHELPKKLLVIPGTPQDHPTLITPTLKLKRDAVAAYLGARVAALFTR
- a CDS encoding DTW domain-containing protein; translated protein: MRETCRRCLRPTAFCVCEHLPLLEARTQVVILQHPREARLAICSAWLCHAALAGSELYATVKLDEHPRVRALCQAPGTWLLFPGEGAVPAASLAGAPPAALIVIDATWPQAVKLLRKNPRVAALPRLALAPGTVAPSGYQGLREEPAEGHLATIDAVAEALGALESDPARFAPMRAAFRLAVERQIACSQDQRRTPRHRPGTPRAQRVKSAATRAPR
- a CDS encoding DUF5020 family protein, with amino-acid sequence MTKRLAHLFAALSLAALLAPAAAQAEFGTTNFQLLQGYGFTSDSNDPNATSDDKLTVVTVNHYSTFAYGDNFLFVDFGRGKYGGATEVESNAYGEWHPRLFLNKVLGMESGGFIKNWGLAGEINQGGGFYAYLAGGTVDMAIPGFQVAGLSVFYRYDQFAEATYQISPWWNVPFSLGPTKWVFTGFLDLTTNKDGDMDLMTQPELLLDVGAFAGNPGKFHVGCEWYLHSFTDFTGKSQTVSAPQIMVQWTPFTQFVP
- the uraA gene encoding uracil permease, which gives rise to MSTPRTIQIEERVPLLQSIPLSLQHLFAMFGATVLVPLLVGLHPSVTLFTSGVGTLLYILITKGKIPAYLGSSFAFIAAILSITHASFGTPASDELIATVMGGCIAVGLIYLVVAAAVAKFGTAWINKLLPPVVIGPVVMVIGLGLAQVAVAMATTGSGVASNVFDPKLFRGDFFAVAMVALVIAILAAQYLTGFLGVIPILIGVIGGYVVALLAGQVNLGGVASAGLFAVPHFVLPRFDLGAVILMAPISLVVITEHIGHLIVTNNVVGRDLVKDPGLHRSLAGDGAAVVFSGLLGGPPNTTYGENIGVMAVTRVFSVWVIGGAAVMAIAMSFLPKVGALIGSIPVHVMGGICILLFGIIASAGVRMMVEDKTDFSQKRNLIIVSVILVIGIGGAKLHFGATEIGEMSLATYVGVLLNLILPKAKA